The window CGAATCAAGGGAACGATGAAGCTGCTTTTGCCCAAGCAGGTGGGAATTATCTTCAAGAAGTTATTCAAGATGGGGATACAGTAGGCGTTATGGCTGGAAAAACAATTGCAGCCTTTGTAAATGAAATTAATCACATTTCTAAAAAAGAGGTGCAGTTTGTTCCATTAGTAGGGGGCTGGGGACCGGAAGGAGCATATTGGGATGCAAATGCTTATACATATCAGCTTGCTAAAAAGGCAAAAGGTAAGCATTGGTCTTTACACGCACCGGCAATTGTCAGTTCTGCAACAATGAAGGCGACTGTAATGGAAGAACCACAAATACGAAAAGTCATTAACATCGCCAACCATGCTTCTGTTGCATTGGTTAGTGTTAGTGAAGTTTCGAAAGAAGCAACATTATTTTCTTCTACTAATATGAGTGAAAAAGACGTCTATAACATTAGGCGTGAAGGTGGTGTTGCAAGTATTGGTACTTCGTTTCTTAGTAAGGATGGGCAAGAGGTAGGTATGTCTCATTCAGCACGATTGATTGGCATTTCAGGAGCCAACTTAAAGAACATTCCGCTAGTTATTGGTGTTGCTAAAGGGAAAGCAAAGGTCGATGCCGTTTTGGCAGCACTACAAGGACGTTGGCTTCATGTATTGATAACTGATATGGTCACGGCTAAAGAACTATTGGAAAAACATAAAAATGTAGGGAGATATGAAAATGAAAAAATTTAGTTTAGTAGTTGTTAGTATAATCATGGTTCTTTCTTTAATGGCTTGTTCGAACACGACAAGTGGGGACGACAAACCAAGAGTTTCAATATTAACTCCGTACTTATCCTCAGTGACGACGAAACAGATGGTTGATGAACTCGAGCAGATGGCTGAAGAAAAAGGGTGGGAAGTAAATATAGTTGATACGAAAGGGGATGTTGGTGCACTTGCCTCTCGTATGGAAGATGTCATTTCTTCTGGTACCGATGCCATTGTTCTCGTGAGTACAGATCCTAACCAAGTACATTCTCAAATTCTATCAGCGAGTGAAAAGAATATTCCTGTATTCGGCTGTGATGCAAGTTACATAGATGGAATGACACTAAACGCAACGAGTGACAATTCTGAGATGGGAAATATGATATCGGAGCATCTTTTTGAACTCATGGGAGGAGAAGGGAACTTAATCGTTCTTACACACCGCCCACACCCGGGCGTATTAAAGAGAACAGAAGCATTGGACAAACTGTTATCGGATTATCCAAATATTAATGTCATTACCGAACAGGAAGTGCAAG of the Salirhabdus salicampi genome contains:
- a CDS encoding sugar-binding transcriptional regulator; amino-acid sequence: MNKERIRLMVKVCQLYFHEGLNQQEIARRCCISRPQVSRLISSAKFEGIVEVSIRNPFREETTIEKELMDHFHLRNAIIVDTNQGNDEAAFAQAGGNYLQEVIQDGDTVGVMAGKTIAAFVNEINHISKKEVQFVPLVGGWGPEGAYWDANAYTYQLAKKAKGKHWSLHAPAIVSSATMKATVMEEPQIRKVINIANHASVALVSVSEVSKEATLFSSTNMSEKDVYNIRREGGVASIGTSFLSKDGQEVGMSHSARLIGISGANLKNIPLVIGVAKGKAKVDAVLAALQGRWLHVLITDMVTAKELLEKHKNVGRYENEKI
- a CDS encoding sugar ABC transporter substrate-binding protein gives rise to the protein MKKFSLVVVSIIMVLSLMACSNTTSGDDKPRVSILTPYLSSVTTKQMVDELEQMAEEKGWEVNIVDTKGDVGALASRMEDVISSGTDAIVLVSTDPNQVHSQILSASEKNIPVFGCDASYIDGMTLNATSDNSEMGNMISEHLFELMGGEGNLIVLTHRPHPGVLKRTEALDKLLSDYPNINVITEQEVQVPGPIENARKQMENLLLANQGEDAITAVWAGWDEPAIGVTQALNSVNRDNVVVTGIDGNSQAVELIEEGGPFKATVKQNFVGMAEIVIDQMEKVFAGEEVDGTELYAPAELITAE